From Chengkuizengella sediminis, one genomic window encodes:
- a CDS encoding pyrimidine-nucleoside phosphorylase yields the protein MRMVDLIAKKRDGHELSKQEINFIIEGYTSKEIPEYQMSAFSMAIFFQGMTKNERVYLTDAMVKSGDVIDLSDIDGIKVDKHSTGGVGDTTTLVLAPLVAAVGVPVAKMSGRGLGHTGGTIDKLESVPGFHVELNNEEFVRLVNENKIAVIGQSANLTPADKSLYGLRDVTATVDSIPLIASSIMSKKIAAGADAIVLDVKTGDGAFMKKLDDATDLAEAMVDIGIGVGRNTMAIISDMSQPLGFAVGNALEVKEAIDTLVGKGPADLHELCLTLGSYMVTLAGKASDTNEARKMLEEVMESGKALEVFKTFLSSQGGDVSVIDDPTQLPTAKYTIEVLAKKAGYISKITADQIGIAAMLLGAGRKTKESAIDLAVGLVLKKKIGDHVDINESLVTIHSNSKDVEEVIHLIQDAYSIVDEQVEAPTLIYKEVVNSKTTKF from the coding sequence ATGAGAATGGTTGATTTGATTGCAAAGAAACGGGATGGACACGAGTTAAGTAAACAAGAAATCAATTTTATTATTGAAGGCTATACTTCTAAAGAAATTCCTGAATACCAAATGTCAGCATTCAGTATGGCGATATTTTTTCAAGGTATGACAAAGAATGAAAGAGTATATTTAACCGATGCCATGGTTAAATCAGGCGATGTGATTGATTTATCAGACATAGATGGAATTAAAGTGGACAAACACAGTACGGGTGGAGTGGGGGATACGACCACACTTGTGCTTGCCCCTCTTGTTGCTGCGGTTGGAGTACCAGTTGCAAAGATGTCAGGACGTGGCCTAGGTCATACTGGGGGTACGATAGATAAACTTGAATCCGTTCCTGGGTTTCACGTTGAATTAAATAACGAAGAGTTTGTTAGACTAGTAAATGAAAATAAAATTGCTGTCATTGGTCAAAGTGCAAATTTAACGCCAGCTGACAAAAGTTTATATGGATTACGTGATGTAACGGCGACAGTTGACTCCATTCCTTTAATTGCAAGCTCTATTATGAGTAAAAAAATTGCCGCTGGTGCGGATGCGATTGTTTTAGATGTTAAAACAGGTGATGGAGCTTTTATGAAAAAGTTAGATGATGCTACAGATTTGGCAGAAGCTATGGTAGATATCGGTATTGGTGTTGGAAGAAATACAATGGCCATTATATCAGACATGAGTCAACCGTTAGGTTTTGCAGTAGGGAATGCGCTAGAGGTGAAGGAAGCCATTGATACATTAGTAGGAAAAGGACCAGCTGATTTACATGAACTTTGTCTGACGTTAGGAAGTTATATGGTAACACTGGCTGGAAAGGCAAGTGACACAAATGAAGCAAGAAAAATGTTAGAAGAAGTGATGGAATCTGGTAAAGCATTGGAAGTATTTAAAACATTTTTGTCATCACAAGGCGGAGATGTTTCAGTGATTGATGATCCAACACAATTGCCTACAGCAAAATATACGATAGAAGTACTGGCAAAAAAAGCAGGATATATTTCTAAAATTACAGCAGACCAAATCGGTATAGCTGCTATGTTGCTTGGAGCAGGCAGAAAAACAAAAGAATCTGCAATTGACTTAGCAGTAGGGTTAGTGCTAAAGAAAAAAATTGGGGATCATGTAGATATCAATGAATCTTTAGTGACCATCCATTCTAACTCTAAGGATGTAGAAGAAGTGATTCACCTAATACAAGATGCCTATTCCATTGTAGATGAACAAGTGGAAGCACCAACTTTAATATATAAAGAAGTTGTCAATTCGAAGACAACGAAATTTTAA
- a CDS encoding tetratricopeptide repeat protein — protein MNIPYNMNYTFDDDSLREHPESRDEMLKGIQYLKDKLTIGENILNQAKLLGNIGTYLRIVDHLQEAEHYLVKAIKCYQQVNDQLGLFVNQLRLSHVYHWNKDYEKANQMFNELVIMVENDTKYINYKDFVYQHYGKCLFDQRQLDEALKYFLKALSIREDKNDDLLIQSTEKAIEKCNEKMRIKR, from the coding sequence ATGAACATCCCTTATAATATGAATTACACATTCGACGACGATAGTTTACGAGAACATCCTGAAAGTAGAGATGAAATGTTAAAAGGCATTCAATATTTAAAAGATAAACTAACAATTGGAGAGAATATATTAAACCAAGCTAAACTATTAGGAAATATCGGTACTTATTTACGAATTGTTGATCATCTACAAGAGGCCGAACATTATTTAGTTAAAGCAATTAAATGTTATCAACAAGTAAATGACCAACTAGGCCTTTTTGTAAATCAATTAAGGCTCTCACACGTATATCACTGGAATAAAGATTATGAAAAAGCAAACCAAATGTTTAATGAATTAGTAATAATGGTTGAAAATGACACTAAATATATAAACTATAAAGATTTTGTATACCAGCATTATGGGAAATGTTTGTTTGATCAGAGACAACTAGATGAAGCATTAAAATATTTTTTAAAAGCGCTTAGTATTCGAGAGGATAAAAATGATGATTTGTTAATACAATCAACTGAAAAAGCAATTGAAAAATGCAATGAGAAAATGAGGATCAAACGTTGA
- the deoC gene encoding deoxyribose-phosphate aldolase, with protein sequence MNKKLAKMIDHTALHPTTTKSQIEKLCHEANEYQFASVCVNPTWVETASQLLKETGVDICTVIGFPLGANTPETKAFETKNAIENGATEVDMVINIGALKDKNDSLVEKDIRAVVEAAKGKALTKVIIETCLLTDEEKERACQLSVKAGADFVKTSTGFSTGGATVEDISLMRKTVGPDVGVKASGGVRSLQDAEAMINAGATRIGASSGVAIVQGEISNSSY encoded by the coding sequence ATGAATAAAAAATTAGCAAAAATGATTGATCACACTGCTTTACACCCAACAACGACTAAATCACAAATAGAAAAGTTATGTCATGAAGCGAATGAATATCAATTTGCATCCGTTTGTGTTAATCCAACTTGGGTTGAAACGGCAAGTCAATTACTGAAAGAAACAGGTGTTGATATTTGTACAGTAATAGGGTTTCCATTAGGAGCTAATACACCAGAAACAAAAGCATTTGAAACAAAAAATGCTATTGAAAATGGTGCTACAGAAGTAGATATGGTCATTAATATAGGGGCTCTAAAAGATAAAAACGATTCATTAGTAGAAAAAGACATTCGTGCTGTAGTAGAAGCAGCTAAAGGAAAAGCATTAACAAAAGTTATTATTGAAACATGTTTATTAACTGATGAAGAAAAAGAACGTGCTTGCCAACTTTCTGTAAAAGCAGGTGCAGATTTTGTGAAAACTTCAACAGGATTTTCAACAGGTGGAGCAACAGTAGAGGATATTTCATTAATGAGAAAAACAGTAGGACCTGATGTAGGGGTTAAAGCCTCTGGAGGAGTTCGAAGTTTACAAGATGCAGAAGCGATGATTAATGCGGGTGCAACTCGAATTGGAGCAAGCTCTGGGGTAGCGATCGTACAAGGGGAAATTTCAAACAGTTCATATTAA
- a CDS encoding MBL fold metallo-hydrolase — MKMNVEESISLIKDYLIKKPNRKPANSLPIETNQLINNSKAKVIWFGHSAVLIEIEGKTLFLDPMLGKAPTPFPMFAGKRYSEKIPIEIRNLPFIDAILLSHDHYDHLDYGSIRKLKNKVGMFYAPLGVGSHLVHWGVAKEKIHEMDWWEEIQFDNLTFACTPSIHFSGRSVNDRNKTLWCSWVISGETTNLFFSGDSGFGPHFAQIGKKYGPFDLTMMECGQYDKRWSAIHMTPEETVQAQIDVNGKMLIPIHWAAFTLSLHEWTDPIVRVTKEAIKRKVKISTPRIGEAVYIHSDEYPDYKWWI, encoded by the coding sequence ATGAAAATGAACGTAGAGGAGTCCATCTCTTTAATAAAAGACTATTTAATAAAAAAACCGAACAGAAAACCAGCAAACTCCTTACCTATTGAAACAAACCAACTGATTAACAATTCAAAGGCTAAAGTTATTTGGTTTGGTCATTCTGCTGTTTTAATAGAAATTGAAGGGAAGACATTATTTTTAGATCCAATGTTGGGAAAAGCACCTACGCCATTCCCTATGTTTGCAGGAAAACGTTACAGTGAAAAAATACCGATAGAAATTCGAAATCTCCCTTTTATTGATGCCATTCTTCTTTCACATGATCATTATGATCACTTAGATTATGGATCTATAAGAAAACTTAAGAATAAGGTAGGAATGTTCTATGCTCCACTTGGAGTAGGGAGTCATTTAGTACACTGGGGAGTAGCTAAAGAAAAAATCCATGAAATGGATTGGTGGGAAGAAATACAATTTGATAACCTCACTTTTGCTTGTACACCATCTATTCACTTTTCTGGCAGAAGTGTAAATGATCGTAATAAAACTTTATGGTGTTCATGGGTTATAAGTGGAGAAACAACAAATTTATTCTTTAGTGGAGATAGCGGTTTTGGACCTCATTTTGCTCAAATTGGCAAAAAATATGGACCATTTGATCTGACTATGATGGAATGTGGACAATATGATAAGAGATGGTCGGCTATTCACATGACACCAGAAGAAACAGTTCAGGCTCAAATAGATGTAAATGGGAAAATGTTGATTCCGATTCATTGGGCAGCCTTTACATTATCATTACATGAATGGACGGATCCAATTGTCAGGGTGACAAAAGAAGCCATAAAGAGAAAAGTGAAGATTTCGACTCCAAGAATAGGAGAAGCCGTATACATTCATTCTGATGAATATCCAGACTATAAGTGGTGGATTTAA
- a CDS encoding DUF6176 family protein, protein MNVRLNKYRIKDGKTKRVDEWMELLNQNMDKVLLILKNENLYIETMFREKSDEGEYLYWYAVQGNGEIDIELTEDEVSKKNEMIKKHMEFWEECIDQEHQSASITTDVVMVSENIRKSMVYTGN, encoded by the coding sequence ATGAATGTAAGATTAAATAAATATCGAATAAAAGATGGAAAAACAAAACGAGTAGATGAGTGGATGGAGTTACTAAATCAAAATATGGATAAAGTACTTCTTATTTTAAAAAATGAAAATTTATATATTGAAACTATGTTCCGCGAAAAAAGTGACGAAGGAGAATATCTATATTGGTATGCAGTTCAAGGTAATGGTGAAATAGATATAGAACTTACTGAGGATGAAGTAAGCAAGAAAAATGAAATGATTAAAAAACATATGGAGTTTTGGGAAGAGTGCATTGATCAAGAGCATCAATCAGCATCAATTACTACTGATGTAGTTATGGTTTCAGAGAATATTAGAAAGAGTATGGTTTACACAGGAAACTAG
- a CDS encoding XapX domain-containing protein, with translation MKELILSLLAGMIIGIVFKAIKLPLPAPPVLAGVVGVGGVYLGGVVATHIFKYFTA, from the coding sequence ATGAAAGAACTTATATTAAGTTTATTAGCAGGTATGATTATTGGAATAGTGTTTAAAGCGATAAAACTTCCACTGCCAGCACCACCTGTTTTAGCAGGGGTAGTCGGTGTTGGAGGAGTTTATTTAGGTGGGGTCGTAGCTACACACATATTTAAATATTTTACAGCTTAG
- a CDS encoding NupC/NupG family nucleoside CNT transporter, which produces MNILWGIFGIAVIFGIAFIFSSNRKAISMRTVFGGLAIQIILGFIILKFEPGKVFLGKLTNIVNSIISSADDGIKFLFGGLIGKEDIGFLFAFQVLPIIIFVSAIVSILYYVGIMQVIIRFIGGALAKLLGTSKTESLSAAANIFLGQTEAPLVVKPYLAKMTRSELFAIMTGGLASVSGSVLIGYTLLGVPLEYLLVASFLAAPAGLIIAKIMIPETEKSQVSDDIDVGKDTESANVIDAAARGASVGLQLALNIGAMLLAFIALIALFNGFLGWIGGIFNVQNLTLEGILGYVFSPIAFAIGVPWEEAVQAGGYIGQKLVLNEFVAYSFFGPEIETLTPKTAMIISFALCGFANISSIGILLGGLGGLAPNRRGDIAKLGFKAVLAGMLASLLSAAVAGMLF; this is translated from the coding sequence ATTATTTTAGGTTTTATTATTTTGAAGTTTGAACCTGGTAAGGTGTTTTTAGGGAAATTAACTAATATAGTGAATTCAATTATAAGTTCTGCGGATGATGGGATTAAATTTCTTTTTGGAGGTTTAATTGGGAAAGAGGATATTGGATTCCTTTTTGCGTTTCAAGTACTACCAATCATTATATTTGTTTCAGCCATCGTTTCTATTTTGTACTATGTCGGTATTATGCAGGTGATTATAAGATTCATCGGTGGAGCACTTGCAAAATTGTTAGGTACAAGTAAAACAGAGTCTTTATCTGCGGCAGCTAATATCTTTCTTGGGCAGACAGAAGCACCGCTTGTAGTGAAACCATATTTAGCAAAAATGACTCGTTCAGAGTTATTTGCAATTATGACAGGGGGATTAGCTTCGGTCTCAGGATCGGTGTTAATCGGTTATACATTACTTGGTGTACCATTAGAATATTTACTAGTTGCAAGCTTTTTAGCTGCTCCAGCCGGATTGATTATTGCTAAAATCATGATACCTGAAACAGAGAAATCACAAGTGTCTGATGATATTGACGTCGGTAAAGATACTGAATCCGCTAACGTAATAGACGCAGCCGCTAGAGGTGCGAGTGTGGGGCTGCAATTAGCATTGAATATTGGTGCGATGTTGTTAGCATTTATTGCATTAATCGCTCTATTTAATGGTTTTCTTGGTTGGATAGGAGGGATATTCAACGTTCAGAATTTAACGCTTGAAGGTATTTTAGGATATGTATTCTCCCCAATTGCATTTGCAATAGGTGTTCCGTGGGAAGAGGCAGTACAAGCAGGTGGATATATTGGACAAAAGCTAGTTTTAAATGAATTTGTTGCATATTCTTTCTTTGGACCTGAAATAGAGACATTAACTCCCAAAACAGCGATGATTATTAGTTTTGCGCTTTGTGGATTTGCGAATATTTCTTCCATCGGTATTTTACTTGGTGGACTTGGAGGTTTGGCTCCAAATCGTCGAGGGGATATAGCAAAGCTTGGTTTTAAGGCTGTATTAGCTGGTATGCTTGCATCCTTGTTAAGTGCTGCTGTTGCAGGAATGTTATTTTAA
- a CDS encoding TlpA family protein disulfide reductase, with protein MNKIYKITTILIAFLVAIVFTYIITNSMTSTEINSQVDGPQIELLDLNESPFTIHFNEKPTVLLFFTSWCPYCNEDAPKMVELYEKYKDEVNVYGINLIYQDDILDVKNYIDEHQIQYPILLDKTGEHYKIYGDFGFPVLHFIGQKGNTIDSIIGSTDIEYIEESFKYLIKNS; from the coding sequence ATGAATAAAATATATAAAATTACTACAATTCTAATTGCCTTTTTAGTTGCTATTGTTTTTACTTATATCATAACGAATTCAATGACAAGCACAGAAATAAATAGTCAAGTTGATGGTCCTCAAATTGAACTGCTAGATTTAAATGAATCTCCTTTTACTATTCATTTTAATGAGAAACCAACCGTTTTATTATTTTTCACCTCATGGTGTCCGTATTGTAATGAAGATGCTCCAAAAATGGTAGAACTTTATGAAAAATATAAAGACGAAGTTAACGTTTATGGTATAAATCTAATCTATCAGGATGATATACTAGATGTGAAGAATTATATAGACGAGCATCAAATTCAGTATCCAATTCTTCTTGATAAAACAGGTGAGCATTATAAGATTTATGGTGATTTTGGATTTCCTGTACTACACTTTATTGGTCAAAAAGGAAACACCATTGATTCTATTATAGGATCAACAGATATTGAATATATAGAGGAATCTTTTAAATATTTAATTAAAAATTCATGA
- a CDS encoding ABC transporter ATP-binding protein, which yields MSALLEVKNLKTHFFRKKQTIPAVDGVDLTIKKGETVALVGESGSGKSITSLSIMRLVPSPGGEIVDGQVLYNGTDLVELPEKELLKIRGNEISMIFQEPMTSLNPVLTIGQQIIEVLIYHQKMSKSKAKQKAIELLEMVGFSRAAEMINDYPHRLSGGMRQRVMIAMAMSCSPKLLIADEPTTALDVTIQAQILDIMKQLSKKFGTSILLITHDLGVVSEIADRIVVMYCGQVVEEASVDDLFGDPLHPYSEGLIESVPSIDGEVSRLQSIEGNVPPPENLPQGCRFAPRCPKAFDRCFQEMPTLSEKLSRSVRCFLYEKEGGR from the coding sequence ATGTCAGCCTTATTAGAAGTGAAAAATTTAAAAACACATTTTTTTAGAAAAAAACAAACAATTCCTGCTGTGGATGGTGTTGATCTAACCATCAAAAAAGGGGAGACAGTTGCGTTAGTTGGTGAATCTGGTTCAGGAAAAAGTATAACATCCCTTTCAATTATGAGGCTTGTCCCAAGTCCAGGTGGGGAAATAGTTGATGGTCAAGTACTTTATAATGGAACAGATTTAGTAGAATTACCAGAAAAGGAATTGTTGAAAATTCGTGGAAATGAAATTTCAATGATATTTCAGGAACCGATGACATCATTAAATCCCGTTTTAACGATTGGTCAACAAATAATAGAGGTATTAATTTATCATCAAAAGATGTCAAAATCTAAAGCAAAGCAAAAGGCAATAGAATTGTTAGAGATGGTTGGTTTTTCCCGGGCTGCAGAAATGATTAATGATTATCCTCATAGACTATCAGGAGGAATGAGACAAAGAGTAATGATTGCAATGGCAATGAGTTGTAGTCCCAAGCTGTTAATAGCTGACGAGCCTACGACTGCTCTTGATGTTACTATTCAGGCCCAAATATTAGATATTATGAAACAGCTAAGTAAAAAATTCGGCACTTCTATTTTACTGATTACACATGATTTAGGTGTTGTATCTGAAATAGCAGATAGAATCGTAGTGATGTATTGTGGTCAAGTTGTAGAAGAGGCATCTGTAGATGATTTATTTGGAGATCCGCTTCATCCTTATTCAGAAGGTCTTATTGAATCCGTTCCATCTATCGATGGAGAGGTTTCTAGATTACAATCGATTGAAGGAAATGTTCCTCCCCCTGAGAATTTACCACAGGGTTGCCGCTTTGCTCCTCGGTGCCCAAAGGCATTTGATCGTTGCTTTCAAGAAATGCCTACACTATCAGAAAAACTCTCTCGCTCTGTGCGCTGTTTTTTATATGAAAAAGAGGGGGGAAGATAA